Proteins from a single region of Streptomyces glaucescens:
- a CDS encoding amino acid deaminase/aldolase, which yields MTARAADRARFDRATAHLDAPLAIVDLDAFDANADDLVRRAGGKPVRVASKSVRCRALLERVLAKDGFAGVMSFTLAESLWLARSGFDDVLLAYPSVDRAGYAELTADPKLAAAVTVMVDDPAQLALIDRARDGGREVVRVCLELDTSLRLFGGRVRVGARRSPLHSPAEVAELARSVARRPGFEVVGIMAYEGHVAGVGDALAGRPVRSRAIRLMQAAARRELAERRAAVVRAVRAVVPGLEFVNGGGTGSVQYTVAEDAVTEVAAGSGLYVPRLFDNYTSFSGRPAALFAQPVVRRPGVGVVTVLGGGYPASGAAGRDRLPVPYLPEGLRYDPQEGAGEVQTPLLGSPADDLLIGDRVWFRHAKAGELCERFDALHLVEGDRVTATVPTYRGEGRTFL from the coding sequence ATGACTGCGCGCGCCGCCGACCGGGCCCGTTTCGACCGGGCCACCGCCCATCTCGACGCCCCGCTGGCGATCGTGGACCTGGACGCCTTCGACGCCAACGCGGACGACCTGGTCCGCCGGGCGGGCGGGAAGCCGGTCCGGGTGGCCAGCAAGTCCGTGCGCTGCCGTGCCCTGCTGGAACGGGTGCTGGCGAAGGACGGTTTCGCGGGCGTGATGTCGTTCACCCTCGCCGAGTCGCTGTGGCTGGCGCGTTCCGGGTTCGACGACGTGCTGCTCGCCTACCCGTCCGTCGACCGGGCCGGTTACGCGGAGCTGACGGCCGATCCGAAGCTGGCCGCCGCGGTCACCGTCATGGTCGACGACCCCGCGCAGCTCGCGCTCATCGACCGGGCGCGGGACGGCGGCCGCGAAGTGGTGCGGGTCTGCCTGGAGTTGGACACCTCGCTCCGGCTGTTCGGCGGCCGGGTGCGGGTCGGCGCCCGCCGCTCGCCGCTGCACTCCCCCGCCGAGGTCGCCGAGCTGGCGCGGTCGGTGGCCCGCCGGCCGGGCTTCGAGGTCGTCGGGATCATGGCGTACGAGGGTCATGTCGCCGGGGTGGGGGACGCGCTCGCGGGGCGGCCGGTGCGCTCGCGGGCGATCCGGCTGATGCAGGCCGCGGCCCGCCGGGAGCTGGCCGAGCGCCGGGCCGCGGTGGTGCGCGCCGTGCGGGCCGTGGTGCCGGGGCTGGAGTTCGTCAACGGCGGCGGCACGGGCAGTGTGCAGTACACGGTGGCGGAGGACGCGGTGACGGAGGTCGCGGCGGGGTCCGGGCTGTACGTGCCGCGGCTGTTCGACAACTACACCTCGTTCAGCGGGCGTCCGGCCGCGCTGTTCGCGCAGCCGGTGGTCCGGCGGCCCGGGGTGGGTGTGGTGACGGTGCTCGGCGGGGGCTATCCGGCGTCCGGCGCGGCGGGCCGGGACCGGCTGCCGGTGCCGTATCTGCCCGAGGGGCTGCGCTACGACCCGCAGGAGGGGGCCGGCGAGGTGCAGACCCCGCTGCTGGGGTCCCCGGCCGACGATCTGCTGATCGGCGACAGGGTGTGGTTCCGGCACGCCAAGGCGGGTGAGCTGTGCGAGCGGTTCGACGCGCTGCACCTGGTGGAGGGCGACCGGGTGACGGCGACCGTGCCGACGTACCGGGGCGAGGGCCGTACGTTCCTGTAG
- a CDS encoding DUF2510 domain-containing protein, which yields MTPPPGWYRDPTAPHTERWWDGTAWTEHRRAPEPAGHPVPEPSVPGPLPSPVPGDGTARSGAVALTVAGAVLVAAVVTGAVLLTEDGAGGDGPAPSPTPTLAPTLPTQGSTPPPSPAPTGSSADDPAVVEDQLNGITFPLLDGWVRPGHVSRENVVMTTDGTYDCPSGTGLCRHGTVSSRTASATDETSPKALAEGDIADAAEEAYDRDALGRRPYGGVTSRRLVASGPVAVAGRAGYFVRWRVTTAEGPGGHVQSLAFQSSVGTESPVIVRYVFDAGGDGPPLGDMDRITKGIRVRGDTGPGGGVGSSVGPG from the coding sequence ATGACACCGCCGCCCGGCTGGTACCGCGACCCCACGGCCCCGCACACCGAGCGCTGGTGGGACGGCACGGCCTGGACCGAACACCGGCGTGCCCCGGAACCCGCCGGGCACCCGGTGCCGGAGCCGTCCGTCCCCGGCCCGCTGCCGTCGCCCGTCCCGGGCGACGGCACGGCGCGCTCCGGGGCCGTCGCCCTCACCGTCGCGGGGGCCGTCCTGGTCGCGGCGGTCGTCACCGGCGCGGTCCTGCTGACGGAGGACGGCGCGGGCGGTGACGGCCCGGCGCCGAGCCCCACACCCACCCTGGCGCCGACGCTCCCCACACAGGGGTCGACCCCGCCCCCGTCACCCGCCCCCACCGGCTCCTCCGCCGACGACCCGGCCGTCGTCGAGGACCAGCTCAACGGCATCACGTTCCCCCTGCTCGACGGCTGGGTCCGGCCCGGCCACGTCAGCCGGGAGAACGTCGTGATGACCACCGACGGCACCTACGACTGCCCGAGCGGCACCGGCCTGTGCCGGCACGGCACGGTCTCCTCCCGCACCGCCTCCGCCACCGACGAGACCTCCCCGAAGGCCCTCGCCGAAGGCGACATCGCCGACGCCGCGGAGGAGGCCTACGACCGCGACGCCCTCGGCCGGCGCCCCTACGGCGGCGTCACCTCCCGCCGGCTCGTCGCCTCCGGACCGGTCGCCGTGGCCGGCCGCGCCGGATACTTCGTGCGCTGGCGCGTCACGACCGCCGAGGGGCCCGGCGGTCACGTCCAGTCCCTCGCCTTCCAGTCCAGCGTCGGCACCGAGTCCCCGGTCATCGTCCGCTACGTCTTCGACGCGGGCGGGGACGGGCCGCCGCTCGGCGACATGGACCGCATCACCAAGGGCATCCGGGTGCGCGGCGACACCGGCCCGGGCGGCGGCGTGGGCAGCAGCGTCGGACCCGGCTGA
- a CDS encoding 3-oxoacyl-ACP reductase, which produces MTSHSSDTVCRRLVGRTAVVTGAGSGIGLATARRLASEGAHVVCGDIDEARGKAAAEETGGIFVKVDVTDPEQVETLFRTAYDTYGSVDVAFNNAGISPPDDDSILETGLDAWKRVQEVNLTSVYLCCKAAIPYMRRQGKGSIINTASFVARMGAATSQISYTASKGGVLAMSRELGVQFAREGIRVNALCPGPVNTPLLQELFAKDPERAARRLVHIPLGRFAEAEEIAAAVAFLASDDSSFVNATDFLVDGGISGAYVTPL; this is translated from the coding sequence GTGACCTCGCACAGCTCTGACACCGTCTGCCGCCGGCTCGTCGGCCGTACCGCCGTCGTCACCGGAGCCGGCAGCGGCATCGGCCTCGCCACCGCCCGCCGCCTCGCCTCCGAGGGCGCGCACGTCGTCTGCGGCGACATCGACGAGGCCCGCGGCAAGGCGGCCGCCGAGGAGACCGGCGGCATCTTCGTCAAGGTGGACGTCACCGACCCCGAGCAGGTCGAGACGCTGTTCCGGACGGCGTACGACACCTACGGCAGCGTCGACGTCGCCTTCAACAACGCCGGGATCTCCCCGCCCGACGACGACTCCATCCTGGAGACCGGCCTGGACGCCTGGAAGCGGGTCCAGGAGGTCAACCTCACCTCCGTCTACCTGTGCTGCAAGGCCGCCATCCCCTACATGCGGCGCCAGGGGAAGGGCTCCATCATCAACACCGCGTCCTTCGTCGCCCGGATGGGCGCGGCCACCTCCCAGATCTCCTACACCGCCTCCAAGGGAGGGGTTCTGGCCATGTCCCGGGAGCTGGGCGTGCAGTTCGCCCGGGAGGGCATCCGCGTCAACGCACTCTGCCCGGGCCCGGTGAACACCCCGCTCCTGCAGGAGTTGTTCGCCAAGGACCCGGAGCGGGCCGCCCGCCGGCTGGTGCACATCCCGCTCGGCCGGTTCGCCGAGGCCGAGGAGATCGCCGCCGCGGTCGCCTTCCTCGCCAGCGACGACTCGTCGTTCGTGAACGCCACCGACTTCCTGGTGGACGGCGGGATCTCGGGGGCGTACGTCACGCCGCTGTAG
- a CDS encoding aldehyde dehydrogenase family protein — protein sequence MTPTLEVLNPATEEVVATVPAATREDVDQAVVRAVQAQSAWAALSPGDRARLLRRFAATVDGHVEELARLEVREAGHVIGNARWEAGNVRDLLDYAAGGVERLTGRQIPVPGGLDVTILEPLGVVGVIAPWNFPMPIAAWGTAPALAAGNAVILKPAETTPLTALRLAELALEAGLPEHLFQVLPGHGPVTGDALVGHPDVAKIVFTGSTAVGRQVLAKGSAHLKRVTLELGGKSPNLVFADADLEAAAAAAPMSFLDNSGQDCCARTRILVQRTVYDRFLELLAPAIEAVTVGDPADETTDMGPLISRSQLERVRGYVRPDAPGIRGKAPEGPGFWFPPTVLTGVGPHARVAVEEVFGPVAVVLPFDDEAEAVALANATDYGLSGSIWTRDVGRALRVSQAVRAGNLSVNSHSSVRYWTPFGGFKQSGIGRELGPDALAAFTETKNVFISNVPTGTEDPAQ from the coding sequence GTGACCCCGACCCTCGAGGTGCTCAACCCCGCGACCGAGGAGGTCGTCGCCACCGTCCCGGCCGCCACCCGCGAGGACGTGGACCAGGCCGTCGTACGGGCCGTGCAGGCGCAGTCGGCATGGGCCGCGCTGTCCCCGGGCGACCGGGCCCGGCTGCTGCGCCGGTTCGCCGCCACCGTGGACGGACACGTGGAGGAACTGGCCCGGCTGGAGGTGCGGGAGGCCGGACACGTCATCGGCAACGCCCGCTGGGAGGCGGGCAACGTCCGCGACCTGCTGGACTACGCGGCCGGCGGCGTGGAACGGCTCACCGGCCGCCAGATCCCGGTCCCCGGCGGCCTCGACGTGACGATCCTCGAACCGCTCGGCGTGGTCGGGGTGATCGCGCCCTGGAACTTCCCGATGCCGATCGCCGCCTGGGGCACCGCGCCGGCCCTCGCCGCCGGGAACGCGGTGATCCTCAAACCCGCCGAGACCACCCCGCTGACCGCGCTGCGGCTCGCCGAACTCGCCCTGGAGGCCGGCCTGCCCGAACACCTCTTCCAGGTGCTGCCCGGCCACGGTCCCGTCACGGGCGACGCGCTGGTCGGGCACCCGGACGTGGCGAAGATCGTCTTCACCGGCTCGACGGCCGTGGGCCGGCAGGTGCTGGCCAAGGGCTCCGCCCACCTCAAGCGGGTCACCCTGGAACTCGGCGGCAAGAGCCCCAACCTGGTCTTCGCCGACGCCGACCTGGAGGCCGCCGCGGCCGCCGCCCCGATGTCCTTCCTCGACAACTCCGGCCAGGACTGCTGCGCCCGCACCCGGATCCTCGTCCAGCGCACCGTGTACGACCGCTTCCTGGAACTGCTCGCCCCCGCGATCGAGGCCGTCACCGTCGGCGACCCGGCCGACGAGACCACCGACATGGGCCCGCTGATCTCCCGCAGCCAGCTGGAGCGGGTGCGCGGCTACGTCCGGCCGGACGCCCCCGGCATCCGCGGAAAGGCCCCCGAGGGCCCCGGCTTCTGGTTCCCGCCCACCGTCCTCACCGGCGTCGGCCCGCACGCGCGCGTGGCCGTCGAGGAGGTCTTCGGCCCCGTCGCCGTCGTCCTCCCCTTCGACGACGAGGCGGAGGCCGTGGCACTGGCCAACGCCACCGACTACGGCCTCTCCGGCTCCATCTGGACCCGTGACGTGGGCCGCGCCCTGCGCGTCTCCCAGGCCGTCCGGGCGGGCAACCTGTCCGTCAACTCGCACTCCAGCGTCCGCTACTGGACGCCGTTCGGCGGGTTCAAGCAGTCCGGCATCGGCCGCGAGCTCGGCCCCGACGCCCTGGCCGCCTTCACCGAGACCAAGAACGTCTTCATCAGCAACGTCCCCACCGGCACGGAGGACCCCGCACAGTGA
- a CDS encoding glutamine synthetase family protein gives MADRTPPLGAEELHALVAGGEIDTVVLAFPDMQGRLQGKRFAARFFLDEVMRHGTEGCNYLLAVDAEMNPVDGYAMSSWDSGYGDFAMHPDLATLRRVPWNPGTALAVADLAWADGSPVTAAPRQILRRQLDRLAELGLTAQVGTELEFIVFKDTYEQAWDANYRGLTPANQYNIDYSVLGTGRIEPLLRRIRNEMAGAGMTVESAKGECNPGQHEIVFRYDEALVTCDQHAVYKTGAKEIAAQEGMSLTFMAKYNEREGNSCHIHLSVTDTEGRPAFAGDGPDGMSPLMRHFLAGQLTALRDLTLLHAPHINSYKRFQPGSFAPTAVAWGHDNRTCALRVVGHGPSLRFENRLPGGDVNPYLAVAAMIAAGLDGVERERELPEACTGNAYTAGYERVPATLREAAVLWENSPVARAAFGADVVGHYANMARVELAAFDAAVTDWELRRSFERM, from the coding sequence GTGGCAGACCGCACACCCCCGCTCGGTGCCGAGGAGCTGCACGCCCTCGTCGCGGGCGGTGAGATCGACACCGTCGTCCTGGCCTTCCCCGACATGCAGGGACGCCTCCAGGGCAAGCGGTTCGCCGCGCGCTTCTTCCTCGACGAGGTGATGAGACACGGCACCGAGGGCTGCAACTACCTGCTCGCCGTCGACGCCGAGATGAACCCCGTCGACGGCTACGCCATGTCCTCCTGGGACAGCGGCTACGGCGACTTCGCCATGCACCCCGACCTGGCCACCCTGCGCCGCGTCCCCTGGAACCCGGGCACCGCCCTCGCCGTGGCCGACCTCGCCTGGGCGGACGGCTCCCCGGTGACCGCCGCGCCCCGGCAGATACTGCGCCGCCAGCTGGACCGGCTCGCCGAGCTGGGCCTGACCGCGCAGGTCGGCACGGAGCTGGAGTTCATCGTCTTCAAGGACACCTACGAGCAGGCCTGGGACGCGAACTACCGGGGCCTGACCCCCGCCAACCAGTACAACATCGACTACTCCGTCCTCGGCACCGGCCGGATCGAGCCGCTGCTGCGCCGCATCCGCAACGAGATGGCGGGTGCCGGGATGACCGTCGAGTCCGCGAAGGGCGAGTGCAACCCGGGCCAGCACGAGATCGTCTTCCGCTACGACGAGGCCCTGGTCACCTGCGACCAGCACGCGGTCTACAAGACCGGCGCCAAGGAGATCGCCGCCCAGGAGGGCATGTCCCTGACCTTCATGGCGAAGTACAACGAGCGCGAGGGCAACTCCTGCCACATCCACCTGTCGGTGACCGACACCGAAGGACGTCCCGCCTTCGCCGGGGACGGCCCGGACGGCATGTCCCCGCTGATGCGGCACTTCCTCGCCGGACAGCTCACCGCCCTGCGCGACCTCACCCTCCTCCACGCCCCCCACATCAACTCCTACAAGCGGTTCCAGCCGGGCTCCTTCGCCCCGACCGCCGTCGCCTGGGGCCACGACAACCGCACCTGCGCCCTGCGCGTCGTCGGCCACGGACCCTCCCTGCGCTTCGAGAACCGGCTCCCCGGCGGCGACGTCAACCCGTACCTCGCGGTCGCCGCGATGATCGCGGCGGGCCTCGACGGCGTCGAGCGGGAACGGGAACTGCCCGAGGCATGCACGGGCAACGCCTACACCGCCGGGTACGAGCGGGTCCCCGCCACCCTCCGGGAAGCCGCCGTCCTGTGGGAGAACAGCCCCGTCGCCAGGGCCGCGTTCGGTGCCGACGTGGTCGGCCACTACGCCAACATGGCGCGTGTCGAACTGGCCGCCTTCGACGCCGCCGTGACCGACTGGGAGCTGCGCCGCTCCTTCGAACGGATGTGA
- a CDS encoding FadR/GntR family transcriptional regulator produces the protein MPLDPVDPAGAGAVPPGGDRLAPVLRPVRAGNGFEEALEQILQVVRLGLVPGGGRLPPERELAERLGISRVTLREVLKVLQDQGLVESRRGRYGGTFVRERADAVGAHELRRRIAGVDLEDVLRFREVLETGAAGLCAAHGLTDAQAGRLREALAGTRDAPLAGYRRRDTLLHLTLAELSGSPTLTAQYAAVRATVNDLLDCIPLLVRNLEHSQRQHTALVEAVLDGDADGAREIMREHCAGTAALLRGFLG, from the coding sequence ATGCCACTGGATCCGGTGGACCCGGCCGGCGCCGGCGCCGTCCCGCCGGGCGGGGACCGGCTTGCCCCGGTGCTGCGCCCCGTGCGGGCCGGCAACGGCTTCGAGGAGGCGCTGGAGCAGATCCTCCAGGTGGTCCGGCTCGGCCTGGTGCCCGGCGGCGGGCGGCTGCCCCCCGAACGGGAGCTGGCGGAGCGGCTCGGGATCAGCCGGGTGACGCTGCGCGAGGTGCTGAAGGTCCTCCAGGACCAGGGGCTCGTGGAGTCGCGGCGCGGCCGGTACGGCGGCACGTTCGTGCGGGAGCGCGCGGACGCCGTCGGCGCGCACGAGTTGCGGCGCCGGATCGCCGGGGTCGACCTGGAGGACGTGCTGCGCTTCCGGGAGGTGCTGGAGACCGGCGCGGCCGGGCTCTGCGCCGCCCACGGCCTGACGGACGCCCAGGCGGGCCGGCTGCGCGAGGCGCTGGCCGGCACCCGGGACGCCCCGCTCGCCGGCTACCGGCGCCGGGACACCCTGCTGCACCTCACCCTCGCCGAGCTGTCCGGCTCCCCCACCCTGACCGCGCAGTACGCGGCGGTCCGGGCCACCGTGAACGACCTGCTCGACTGCATCCCGCTGCTGGTGCGCAACCTGGAGCACTCCCAGCGCCAGCACACCGCGCTGGTGGAGGCGGTGCTCGACGGGGACGCCGACGGGGCACGGGAGATCATGCGGGAGCACTGCGCGGGGACGGCGGCCCTCCTGCGCGGGTTCCTGGGCTGA
- a CDS encoding gamma-glutamyl-gamma-aminobutyrate hydrolase family protein, producing the protein MTHGRPLIGVSTYLEPRVRWGVWDLEAALLPAGYPRLVQRAGGVAALLPPDAPEHATAAVARLDGLVIAGGPDVDPPRYGAGRDPRTGPPAHARDAWELALIRAALAAGLPLLGICRGMQLLNVALGGTLTQHIDGHAEAVGVVGRHPVTPVPGTRYAALVPEETSVPTYHHQAVDRLGTGLIPCAHAADGTVEAIELPGAGTWTLGVQWHPEMGEDVRVMRGLAEAAVRRGRHAGRPAEAAVTAP; encoded by the coding sequence ATGACACACGGACGGCCGCTGATCGGCGTCAGCACCTATCTGGAGCCCCGGGTGCGCTGGGGCGTGTGGGACCTGGAGGCGGCGCTGCTGCCGGCCGGGTACCCGCGGCTGGTCCAGCGCGCGGGCGGGGTGGCCGCGCTGCTGCCGCCGGACGCGCCGGAGCACGCGACGGCGGCCGTGGCCCGGCTGGACGGACTGGTGATCGCGGGCGGCCCCGATGTGGACCCGCCGCGCTACGGCGCCGGACGCGACCCCCGCACCGGGCCTCCGGCGCACGCCCGGGACGCCTGGGAACTGGCCCTGATCCGGGCGGCCCTGGCGGCCGGGCTGCCGCTGCTCGGCATCTGCCGGGGCATGCAGCTGCTGAACGTGGCCCTGGGCGGCACCCTCACCCAGCACATCGACGGGCACGCCGAGGCCGTCGGCGTCGTCGGGCGGCACCCGGTCACGCCGGTCCCGGGCACCCGGTACGCCGCGCTCGTGCCCGAGGAGACCTCCGTACCGACGTACCACCACCAGGCCGTGGACCGCCTCGGCACCGGTCTGATCCCCTGCGCCCACGCCGCCGACGGCACGGTCGAGGCGATCGAGCTCCCCGGCGCGGGCACCTGGACGCTGGGTGTCCAGTGGCACCCGGAGATGGGTGAGGACGTCCGCGTGATGCGTGGCCTGGCCGAGGCCGCCGTGCGGCGCGGCCGTCATGCGGGCCGCCCCGCCGAAGCCGCGGTCACCGCGCCCTGA
- a CDS encoding LysR family transcriptional regulator, with protein MSSASDTRGPNGPDASVPAGSLAHRVPDLGALELLLAVARLGSLGAAAREVGITQPAASSRIRSMERQLGVALVDRSPRGSRLTDAGALVTDWARRVVEAAEAFDAGAQALRHRRDSRLRVAASMTIAEYLLPGWLLALRAQRPDTAVSLLAGNSAAVAERLLAHEADLGFVEGLTVPAGLDSVVVAHDQLIVVTAPGHAWARRGKPLPAEELAATPLVLREKGSGTRQVLDAALGGLARPLIELSSTTAVKASAVAGAGPAVLSELSVREELSTRRLVSVPVDRIGLRRDLRAVWRAGHRPAGPARDLLSLTQG; from the coding sequence ATGAGCAGTGCGAGTGACACCCGAGGGCCGAACGGGCCGGACGCGTCCGTCCCGGCCGGCTCGCTGGCGCACCGGGTGCCCGACCTCGGCGCCCTGGAGCTGCTGCTGGCCGTGGCCCGGCTGGGCAGCCTCGGCGCCGCGGCCCGCGAGGTCGGCATCACCCAGCCCGCCGCCAGCAGCCGGATCCGCTCCATGGAACGCCAGCTGGGCGTGGCCCTGGTCGACCGCTCGCCGCGCGGCTCCCGGCTCACCGACGCGGGAGCCCTCGTCACCGACTGGGCCCGGCGGGTCGTCGAGGCGGCCGAGGCGTTCGACGCCGGCGCGCAGGCGCTGCGGCACCGGCGGGACTCGCGACTGCGGGTGGCGGCCAGCATGACCATCGCCGAGTACCTGCTGCCCGGCTGGCTGCTCGCCCTGCGCGCCCAGCGGCCCGACACGGCCGTGTCCCTGCTCGCGGGCAACTCGGCGGCGGTCGCCGAGCGGCTGCTCGCCCACGAGGCCGACCTGGGCTTCGTGGAGGGGCTGACGGTACCGGCCGGGCTGGACTCGGTGGTCGTCGCGCACGACCAGCTCATCGTCGTCACGGCCCCCGGCCACGCCTGGGCCCGCCGCGGCAAGCCCCTCCCGGCCGAGGAACTCGCCGCCACCCCGCTGGTCCTGCGTGAGAAGGGCTCCGGCACCCGCCAGGTCCTCGACGCCGCCCTCGGCGGGCTCGCCCGCCCCCTGATCGAGCTCTCCTCCACCACCGCCGTGAAGGCCTCCGCCGTCGCCGGCGCGGGCCCCGCGGTGCTCAGCGAACTCTCCGTGCGCGAGGAGCTGTCCACCCGCCGGCTGGTCAGCGTCCCCGTCGACCGGATCGGCCTGCGCCGTGACCTGCGAGCCGTCTGGCGCGCCGGTCACCGCCCGGCGGGCCCGGCCCGCGACCTGCTCTCACTGACCCAGGGGTAG
- a CDS encoding TDT family transporter produces MITAVRHLGPNWYASVMGTSVVGTAGAALPPAVPGLRTACTAVWAVALVLLLALLAARALHWTHHRDQARAHLLDPATAPFHGCLAMALVSVGGGTLTLGRDWLGGTAAVALGAVLFTAGTAIGLAVAVTVPYLMAVRHRVRPEQATPVWLLPLVAPMVSAAVGPLLVPHLPPGQARETLLFACVGLFGLSLLATSLMLPLVFARLVTGGPLPLALTPTLFLVLGPLGQSTTAVGMFADTAPSAVPHAAGPAFTLPAVLYGVPVMGFAMLWLGLATAHVVRARRQGMGFTLTWWAFTFPVGTCVTGAQSLARHTGLVAFDGLAVLLYGGLVAAWATAAVRTAGGLLSGRLLAAPRPAPVVLRPATARTTSGAVR; encoded by the coding sequence ATGATCACCGCAGTCCGCCACCTCGGCCCCAACTGGTACGCCTCCGTGATGGGGACCTCCGTCGTCGGCACGGCGGGCGCCGCGCTCCCGCCGGCCGTTCCGGGACTGCGCACCGCCTGCACCGCCGTCTGGGCCGTCGCCCTGGTCCTGCTGCTGGCCCTGCTCGCCGCCCGCGCCCTGCACTGGACGCACCACCGCGACCAGGCCCGCGCCCACCTCCTCGATCCGGCCACGGCCCCCTTCCACGGCTGCCTGGCCATGGCCCTGGTGTCGGTGGGCGGCGGCACCCTGACGCTCGGCCGGGACTGGCTCGGCGGCACGGCGGCGGTCGCCCTCGGCGCGGTGCTGTTCACGGCCGGGACGGCGATCGGGCTGGCGGTCGCGGTCACGGTCCCGTACCTGATGGCGGTACGCCACCGGGTGCGGCCCGAGCAGGCGACACCCGTCTGGCTGCTGCCGCTGGTCGCCCCGATGGTGTCGGCGGCGGTCGGACCGCTCCTGGTGCCGCATCTGCCGCCGGGGCAGGCCCGCGAGACGCTGCTGTTCGCCTGCGTCGGGCTGTTCGGGCTGAGTCTCCTCGCCACCTCGCTGATGCTGCCGCTGGTCTTCGCCCGGCTGGTGACGGGAGGTCCGCTGCCGCTCGCCCTGACCCCGACCCTCTTCCTGGTGCTGGGCCCGCTGGGCCAGTCCACCACCGCGGTGGGCATGTTCGCGGACACCGCCCCGAGTGCCGTACCGCACGCGGCCGGGCCCGCCTTCACCCTGCCCGCCGTGCTGTACGGGGTGCCGGTGATGGGGTTCGCGATGCTGTGGCTGGGTCTCGCCACGGCGCACGTGGTACGGGCCCGGCGGCAGGGCATGGGCTTCACGCTGACCTGGTGGGCGTTCACCTTCCCGGTCGGCACCTGTGTCACCGGGGCGCAGTCCCTGGCCCGCCACACCGGGCTGGTCGCGTTCGACGGGCTCGCGGTGCTGCTGTACGGCGGGCTGGTCGCCGCCTGGGCCACGGCCGCCGTGCGGACGGCGGGCGGACTGCTCAGCGGACGGCTGCTCGCAGCGCCGCGCCCAGCACCCGTGGTGCTTCGGCCAGCGACGGCCCGTACCACGTCAGGTGCCGTCCGCTGA
- a CDS encoding helical backbone metal receptor — MRPRVVSLVPSLTEAVAATVPGALAGVTDWCSHPAGLGVARVGGTKNPAIERILALAPDLVIANEEENRAPDLDALRAAGVEVLVTEVRDVPRAFRELARVLAACGAPGRPRWLDEAEAAWAAPPVPERRTTAVVPVWRRPWMVLGRDTFAGDVLARLGVDHLYAGHADRYPRVPLGELTAARPDLVVLPDEPYRFAAGDGPEAFPGLPCALVSGRHLTWYGPSLAEAPRVLGAALRAAVR; from the coding sequence GTGAGACCGCGGGTCGTCTCCCTGGTGCCGTCGCTCACCGAGGCGGTGGCCGCGACCGTGCCCGGGGCGCTGGCCGGCGTCACCGACTGGTGCAGCCATCCGGCGGGCCTCGGCGTCGCCCGCGTCGGTGGCACCAAGAACCCGGCCATCGAGCGGATCCTCGCCCTCGCCCCCGACCTGGTGATCGCCAACGAGGAGGAGAACCGGGCCCCCGACCTGGACGCCCTGCGCGCGGCGGGCGTCGAGGTGCTGGTGACCGAGGTGCGGGACGTGCCGCGGGCCTTCCGCGAGCTGGCCCGGGTGCTGGCCGCGTGCGGTGCGCCGGGCCGGCCCCGCTGGCTGGACGAGGCGGAGGCGGCCTGGGCGGCCCCGCCGGTCCCCGAGCGGCGCACGACGGCCGTGGTGCCGGTCTGGCGGCGGCCGTGGATGGTGCTGGGCCGGGACACCTTCGCGGGCGACGTGCTCGCCCGGCTCGGGGTCGACCACCTGTACGCCGGCCACGCCGACCGTTACCCCCGCGTCCCGCTCGGCGAGCTGACCGCGGCCCGCCCGGACCTGGTCGTGCTCCCCGACGAGCCCTACCGGTTCGCCGCCGGCGACGGCCCCGAGGCCTTCCCTGGACTGCCCTGCGCACTGGTCAGCGGACGGCACCTGACGTGGTACGGGCCGTCGCTGGCCGAAGCACCACGGGTGCTGGGCGCGGCGCTGCGAGCAGCCGTCCGCTGA
- a CDS encoding helix-turn-helix domain-containing protein has product MGDHKEQPLRVGAAVRRRRRALELTLAVVAERSGLSVPFLSQVENDRARPSRSSLEKVADALRTTAVELLAAADPACSVDVVRAEETEPVPLPQVRSLVRGHHQMHASEFTGDHDAGREFQHRNDQLMYVADGAVEIEAEGRAYRLGRGDTLYLTGGVRHRWRATVPETRVLVVAVAEHIEAVQDRHR; this is encoded by the coding sequence ATGGGCGACCACAAAGAGCAGCCCCTTCGGGTGGGCGCGGCCGTCCGGCGGCGGCGCCGGGCCCTGGAGCTCACCCTCGCCGTCGTGGCCGAGCGCAGCGGCCTGTCGGTGCCCTTCCTGAGCCAGGTCGAGAACGACCGCGCGCGGCCCAGCCGCAGCTCCCTGGAGAAGGTCGCCGACGCGCTGCGCACCACCGCCGTGGAACTCCTCGCCGCCGCCGACCCGGCGTGCAGCGTCGACGTGGTCCGCGCGGAGGAGACCGAGCCGGTGCCCCTGCCGCAGGTGCGCTCGCTGGTCCGCGGCCACCACCAGATGCACGCCTCGGAGTTCACCGGCGACCATGACGCGGGCCGTGAGTTCCAGCACCGCAACGACCAGTTGATGTACGTCGCGGACGGCGCCGTCGAGATCGAGGCGGAGGGCCGCGCGTACCGGCTCGGCCGCGGGGACACCCTGTACCTCACCGGCGGTGTCCGGCACCGCTGGCGGGCCACCGTGCCCGAGACCCGGGTGCTCGTCGTGGCCGTTGCGGAGCACATCGAGGCTGTCCAGGACCGGCATCGGTGA